The sequence agtaaatcATATTCTGTTTATAGCCCAGAAACTGGTTTTTAAGTTTcaaataattactctgaataccAATCTATTTGCCCGATTATTTCACGAAGTCAGAAGTAAATTAGCCAACTGCTATTCTGTAAGACTAAAATCAGGGCAGACTTCTAATTTAATGTATTAACTACTAAAGAGCTTAATTACTTCATAAAAATCACACTAAGAATTGCTAATTTACAttggaaaagcagaaaaacacacttaaaatgctttaaaaagttatCACCGTACTAAATACTACTGCCCAGGATTTCCCCAAGGGATTTCTAAACTAGGGTTCTTtggtccccccccacccccattatcTTCTGTTTCCATAACTCAAATACACCCCCAAGTGGTTACACTGAGTTACTACAAATAGGAATAAAAGTCATCCATACCACTCCGTTAACAGAAAGGAGTTGATCTCCTCGCTTGAGGCCCCCATGTCTATCAGCAATTCCACCCGGAATTATTCGAGATATATAGATTGGAGAGTTTTGTTCTTTGCCTCCCATAATATTGAATCCAAGGCCTTCTTCTGTTTTTGGTAGCTCAACAACTCGAGGATGAGAATGTCCTTCGCTGGCAGCAAACGCAGCCACAGTAGCctcaaagaaaattttacatatttttaaaatgtgatctttgtttcagttcttttgtctctttttaaaaactacctcACTTTTGATGTCTGCATGCTCACAAATTGACTGGCAGTCTGGAGGAGAAGGTAAAGCCGAGCGCAGGGGATTTTAGAAACGATGACTGGAAAGCATACCCTGGGTGTCTATGTAGGAGGTGTTAAGATTGGTTAGGTCACTCAGCCCACCCAGTGTCCAGAACTGCTGTGCAGCAATTGGCAAGCAGGCTCGCTTGGCAGATGAGATGAGAAAACTCCTCCTGCAGCCAGCAGCCCTGCGCCTGGCTCCTTTAGGAAGGAGCTTCTGTACAAGACACAACCTACCTACACAGTAACCTATAAGGAGATAGGTGTTCTTAGGCAGTCATTTGGGCGGCTGTATCATCTGTActatatgctaaataaataaataattcagtatcGAGAAAAAGACAGGTACACGTGACCAATGTGaatttttctgttgctttagtGAACTACCCAGTTATGACTAAAACCCTACTTTAACTCGtctttaaaacttgaaatttaGGCTAATGTACACTAATCCTAACACAAAGTTAGGTTATTTGGCTTCATTCTGCTTTTAAAGGTAATTAAGTAATCTGGTACCATTTTTCACGATAGATCAGGGTGCATGAGCAAAAATGGGGAGTAGGACAAGAAGGAAATCAAGATGTGTTGAATACTACTAGGTACCAAGCTCTGAAAGAAGCCTTTAGATTATAGAACAAGAAATTCAGTAAGCTGTGAAGGTCATAAAACTAAGGAATTTCAAGCCAAGTTTCTAGGTCTTTTTATACTCTTCCAAACTATATCCACATGTTTAAGTGTTTATATTCAACAGAGAATCCAATACTTCCTTTTATGGACCAGTAACTATCAAGGCAAAATTACCTGCTAATGACTAGTTCTAGTTTAAGTCACCTACTGCTGAAACTAAGTTATTCTAACAAGACATGAGACACATTGATGCTAGAAATATAGGAGGTTCTAGAACACTGGCACAGAAAAGCACACTGAAACCTGTCATATGCAGGCAGCTCTGAAGAGGTAACCTAACCTATGACATTACCCCGTATTTGCAGAGTTgaggtaaaggagaaaaacaaagagcaGCCCGGGAGTGTACGCTGTCTACCATATGCTGTCTGTGTGGAGAAAAATAACCTAATGTAATGCTTCCTCATcaagaaaatgaggataataatatatttcagaattttgatGAAAAGTTACATAATTAATGATACagtatgtatactatatatagaagTTATGTATTAACATGTGTATTATTTGTGTGCAAGTGTATGTTTAATGCATTATCGAAACtgtatgataaaatatttgttgtaaaGCCAATAAAAATGTCTTCTCTGTACTTGAGATAGTCTAGTGTGATGTGAAGGATAATCCATGTTATCAGCTTTCAAAAGAAGCCTATCAAATATCTaagaattacatattttaaacctctcatttatgatacattttctcatttttactagctggaaaaaaaacaaaaaacaaaaaactaccttTGCAGTTGCATTAGCTCTCACTTCGGGACTGCTACTGATGTCCACAGTCTCATAGACGTGTTCATATACCTGTAAAACCCAGAGATATCATCAtgctttaaaatttcagaatatacCACATTTGAGGTCTAAGTCAAGTTAATCAGTGTTCAAGTTTTAGGCAAAGTTATGCCATCTTGGTAAaatatctctctaaaaaaaatcccaaaaaatgaagaggtacaaaattccagttaaaaaataaataagtcaaaaaaaaaaaagtcacaggcaTGAAACGTATAGCATAGGGTATACAGTTTTCATATTGTCATAACACGTTTGGGGACAGAGGAtgactagacttattgtggtgagcactgaatgACGAACAGAATCGTGGAATATACTGTATGCCTGAAATTCATACAGCATTGTAGGtttattatacttcaataaattttttttccaaaaaatgagAGGGGGAGGTTCTAAAATTTTCTAAAGTTTGTTTCCTAAAAACTTCTGACCAAATTTCAGAGTATGATCTTACATGCAATTAACTCAAGTGTTTAGTAAATTTAACCCTATTTACTCACCTCTCTCACAGCATTGCAGAATTCACTTTGAAGGACTCTTTGTAAGGCCTGCAGTTTCTGTGGTGGCACCTCTCCACTTCTTTGCAGTTTTTCCAACAACTCTATTGCTCTACAAATATCTAAAGTCAAACAGACACACACTGATCATTTTCTCTGAAGATTCGTTAAATGCCTTGTAACAGGATTCAGTACTCAGGGATTAACCAGGAAAATGTAgaatacagagggaaaaaaagcctaAGAGTATGAGCTTGCATGTTTGAGGGGGTATGTGAATACACATACGAGGGAGGGAGTGCAAAATCTGAGAAtgctaaattttatgtaattaggAGCCTTATGTTGCATACATATAAGATCtggaaaaaattatctttgagatgaaggaaaactgaatataaaatactaaatgtTACAGAAAAGGACAGGGGTTCAAATGTGACAGACACACGAACATTGGATTGCTTCAAAATGCTGATGGTTCTATCTGGAGCTCATTAGTCACTAAAAATTTATCTATCATTATCAGTAATCAAAGCACTGAGTAGCACAAACACTGTGTGCTAGGGAAATCCTTgttcatttctgaaagaaaaccaCAATTTACGTGTGGATATGAACCATTCAACAACAGATGCAGTTAGTGGCAGGAACACAGTTAAAACAATGGTAAAACACGTTCGGAAATTCCCAGGGGAAGTGTGTTTTataaatcaatacattttttaagattcagagtcatgttggggcgcctgggtggctcagttggttgagcgtctgcctttggctcaggtcatgatctcagggtcctgggacgagCCTCGGGCACTGGgaagtctgctgctccctttctctctgcccccctcctggcTCCATCCCCCTCTCTCAAGTAcgtaaataacatcttttattaaaacaacaaaaaaaaagagtcagtcATGTTAAAACACTGTTATAactgcctctattttttttttaaactgtgtttttGTACCCCAGGAGGCTAGAGTACCTATTATTCTTtgcctccttttatttattttttttaatttatttttttttaatttttatttatttatgatagtcacagagagagagagaagcagagacacaggcagagggagaagcaggctccatgcaccgggagcccgatgtgggattcgatcccgggtctccaggatcgtgccctgggccaaaggcaggcgccaaaccgctgcaccacccagggatcccctttgcctccttttaaaaggaaaaagctcTAAACTTTATACTAATACCGCAAGCCTGGAACTTTTTCTTCATAGAATTAATACGGCCTTCTTTGTGTATGCAGCTGCAAAAGTAGGAATAAATGTAGTGAAACAAGCAGTAGCTTTCCCGATTTCAGCTAATAAAAGCTTCAACTGATGTTGATCACATGCAACGGAATCAGACTTTCCCCATTCTGATTTCCCACAATTCAAATGACTGGTGAACCCGACTGTTGGCTCATGGATTACTTTAATCTACAAAGTCACAACATGTAGGCTATATAAATATTTCCAATCAACAAGAGATGGAGACGAAACAACTCTTTGCTGAACCTCAAGTGTACCTCGTTACGTGTTCACATGTCCTCCAACTGAATCAGGTTTTGACTATTTTAGAAGACGCTCAGGACCCTGATCGTGAGGCACTAATTTTACACTGAGCGCTGCTGGCAGTGTTTGTTAACCAGAACTCTAGGGAAGCGACAGTGGGTGTCCTCTTTCTTGTCCGGCTACATGGCAGCCACTAGGAATTCATCCTACTAAGCTGCTGAGCCTTCTGTCATAGACCCGACAAGGActctgaaaaagcaaaaaagcaaaaaaacaaaaaagcaaaacaaaacaaaacaaaacaaaccaaagccGCGACCACCCCCCTATAGGGTAAGTGCC is a genomic window of Canis lupus familiaris isolate Mischka breed German Shepherd chromosome 21, alternate assembly UU_Cfam_GSD_1.0, whole genome shotgun sequence containing:
- the LIN7C gene encoding protein lin-7 homolog C, with protein sequence MAALGEPVRLERDICRAIELLEKLQRSGEVPPQKLQALQRVLQSEFCNAVREVYEHVYETVDISSSPEVRANATAKATVAAFAASEGHSHPRVVELPKTEEGLGFNIMGGKEQNSPIYISRIIPGGIADRHGGLKRGDQLLSVNGVSVEGEHHEKAVELLKAAQGKVKLVVRYTPKVLEEMESRFEKMRSAKRRQQT